From Gallus gallus isolate bGalGal1 chromosome 14, bGalGal1.mat.broiler.GRCg7b, whole genome shotgun sequence, one genomic window encodes:
- the LOC124417207 gene encoding uncharacterized protein LOC124417207 isoform X1: MEQCSVHSIRAGFPTLPSSIPVSISHGHPTCAITGLTTSPHLLPTSICPRSAAQSTGRAPRRKKKIENNQNCLKKKKKSHWKQTNSSDLSLTRRNGACWKQAQEVLGTINPAREQRTNTVPRSGTQRGYGDSGRVKGGNLGWDPKAEGCGAGSALPITSSFGMEPRCRQRDPPGPPALMWPCEDGEQRGSVPTSSPAEHQQSWLCCGYRNSTSPLLAGAPGSPREDLAAQEFGSCLKSRRNEGRLRSVAVMEAQPRHGSLQHPTHGAGSKLGAVAVGYHPLFYGDTAGAPQDPLTPFPPPPPHGWGSHLLHPLG; this comes from the coding sequence ATGGAGCAGTGTTCAGTCCACAGCATCAGGGCAGGATTTCCCACCCTTCCCAGCTCAATTCCTGTGAGCATTTCTCATGGACACCCAACGTGTGCCATCACTGGACTCACAACTTCTCCTCATCTCCTCCCCACCTCCATCTGCCCCCgaagtgctgcacagagcactgggagggccccgaggaggaaaaaaaaaatagaaaataatcagaactgtttaaaaaaaaaaaaaaaaagccactggaaacaaacaaacagctctgATTTATCGCTCACGAGAAGAAATGGTGCATGTTGGAAGCAAGCACAGGAAGTCCTGGGGACAATAAATCCCGCACGGGAGCAGAGAACCAACACAGTTCCACGTTCGGGAACGCAGCGAGGATATGGAGACAGCGGGAGGGTGAAgggggggaatttggggtgggacCCCAAAGCAGAGGGGTGCGGAGCTGGGAGCGCTCTCCCCATCACCTCGAGTTTTGGGATGGAGCCCAGGTGCCGGCAAAGGGATCCGCCGGGACCCCCCGCTCTGATGTGGCCGTGTGAGGACGGGGAGCAGCGGGGCTCCGTCCCGACCTCATCACCCGCGGAACACCAGCAatcctggctgtgctgtgggtacAGAAACAGCACGTCCCCACTGCTGGCCGGGGCTCCTGGCAGCCCCAGGGAGGATTTGGCTGCGCAGGAATTTGGAAGCTGCCTGAAATCCCGAAGAAATGAGGGAAGGCTGAGGAGTGTCGCTGTGATGGAGGCTCAGCCCCGCCACGGCAGCTTGCAGCACCCCACGCATGGCGCCGGCAGCAAActgggagctgtggctgtgggatATCATCCCCTCTTCTATGGGGACACCGCAGGGGCTCCCCAGgaccccctgaccccattcccccccccccccccccatggctGGGGGTCACATTTGTTGCATCCTTTGGGATGA